Proteins encoded in a region of the Rutidosis leptorrhynchoides isolate AG116_Rl617_1_P2 chromosome 9, CSIRO_AGI_Rlap_v1, whole genome shotgun sequence genome:
- the LOC139866003 gene encoding putative glycerol-3-phosphate transporter 1 — MGSISDLENEQKKMNTKPPGIRFLECIKKSNLSFKTHQIIVLIITFLAYASYHATRKTTSIIKSSLDPQSPDNSLLQSSRMLSWLMGSGWAPFNGANGTGLLGDLDLAFLFVYAIGIFFSGHIGDRMNLRIFLTIGMIGTGLFTSLFGVGYWANIHFFYYYLIVQMLAGLFQSTGWPSVVAVMGNWFGKSKRGLIMGIWNAHTSIGNISGSLIASYFLKYGWGWSMVVPGLMIILVGLLLFMFLPADPQSAGIDRDEENSVLSGKTGAEVTKPLLTSPKMNSEKEPPVGFIEAWKIPGVAPFAFCLFFAKLVAYTFLYWLPFYISHTAIKGEYLSDEAAGNLSTLFDVGGVVGGILAGHISDRLNARAITAATFMYCAIPALYFYRNYGHISMTINILLMLLTGMFVNGPYALITTAVSADLGTHRSLRGNSRALATVTSIIDGTGSIGAAIGPLLTGYISTQSWSAVFSMLMVAAFVAGLFLTRLVVAEINTKWEDSRRGVIASNRVSYVVVV; from the exons ATGGGTTCGATATCAGACCTCGAAAATGAACAAAAGAAAATGAATACCAAGCCTCCGGGAATTCGATTCTTAGAGTGTATCAAGAAATCAAACCTGTCGTTCAAAACACACCAAATTATAGTCCTAATCATCACATTTTTAGCATACGCAAGCTACCACGCTACTCGAAAAACAACCAGCATTATCAAAAGCTCACTTGACCCTCAATCACCAGACAACTCTTTATTACAAAGTTCCAGAATGCTTTCATGGTTAATGGGAAGCGGGTGGGCCCCATTTAACGGTGCTAACGGGACTGGCTTACTTGGAGATCTTGACTTGGCTTTCTTATTTGTGTATGCAATTGGTATTTTCTTTTCGGGCCATATAGGAGACCGAATGAACCTAAGGATATTCTTGACAATAGGAATGATAGGAACCGGGTTATTCACTTCGTTATTTGGAGTTGGCTACTGGGCGAACATTCATTTCTTTTACTATTATTTGATAGTTCAAATGCTAGCCGGGTTATTTCAATCTACGGGCTGGCCATCGGTGGTTGCGGTTATGGGGAATTGGTTTGGAAAAAGCAAACGCGGGCTGATAATGGGTATTTGGAACGCTCACACGTCTATTGGAAATATTTCTGGTTCATTGATTGCATCTTATTTCTTGAAGTATGGTTGGGGTTGGTCAATGGTTGTTCctggtttgatgattattttggttgGATTGTTGCTTTTTATGTTTCTACCTGCTGATCCCCAATCTGCAGGGATTGATAGAGACGAAGAAAATTCGGTTTTGTCTGGTAAAACAGGGGCAGAAGTCACGAAACCATTGCTAACGAGCCCGAAAATGAACAGTGAAAAAGAACCACCTGTTGGGTTCATTGAAGCATGGAAAATACCTGGGGTTGCACCTTTCGCTTTTTGCCTCTTTTTTGCTAAGTTGGTTGCTTATACGTTCTTGTATTGGCTCCCGTTTTACATCAGTCACACAG CAATAAAAGGCGAATACTTATCGGACGAAGCTGCTGGTAATCTATCAACATTATTCGATGTAGGGGGTGTAGTGGGAGGAATCCTAGCAGGTCACATATCTGACAGACTAAACGCACGAGCCATCACAGCAGCAACTTTCATGTACTGTGCTATTCCGGCCCTATACTTTTACCGAAACTATGGACACATATCTATGACCATAAACATCCTCCTCATGTTACTTACTGGCATGTTTGTCAACGGGCCCTACGCTCTCATAACAACCGCTGTTTCAGCTGACCTTGGGACTCACCGGTCTTTAAGAGGCAACTCTCGAGCGCTAGCAACTGTAACATCAATCATTGATGGAACTGGGTCGATTGGTGCTGCAATTGGGCCATTGTTGACAGGGTACATTTCGACCCAGAGTTGGAGTGCTGTTTTCAGTATGTTAATGGTGGCAGCTTTTGTGGCAGGGTTGTTTCTTACAAGACTTGTGGTGGCGGAAATAAATACAAAATGGGAGGATTCAAGAAGGGGTGTGATTGCTAGTAACCGCGTGTCTTATGTAGTGGTGGTGTGA